A genome region from bacterium HR11 includes the following:
- the msrP gene encoding Protein-methionine-sulfoxide reductase catalytic subunit MsrP, producing the protein MRHNRIRSPNLQRPTPPGQVYVDTFPIYDITPRRPVFDPATWRFRIWGTVERPAEWTWDELLRLPTVEVVADFHCVTRWSKRALVWEGIPVGVLLEHVRPKPEAVQVMAHSMEGYTTNVPLEYLRREDSLLAFRLNGQPLTPEHGAPLRLVVPQLYAWKSAKYLCGLEFQTDWIPGFWEQRGYHLIGDPWEEQRYWEPIERVRAWWRRVRVRRVER; encoded by the coding sequence ATGCGTCACAACCGGATCCGGAGTCCCAACCTTCAGCGCCCTACGCCGCCGGGGCAGGTCTACGTGGACACCTTTCCGATCTACGACATCACGCCCCGTCGGCCCGTCTTTGACCCGGCGACCTGGCGATTCCGCATCTGGGGCACCGTCGAACGGCCGGCCGAGTGGACCTGGGACGAGCTCTTACGGCTTCCGACCGTCGAGGTCGTCGCCGACTTTCACTGCGTGACCCGCTGGTCCAAGCGGGCCTTAGTCTGGGAAGGCATCCCGGTCGGAGTCCTCTTGGAGCACGTCCGGCCGAAGCCGGAAGCCGTCCAGGTCATGGCCCACAGTATGGAGGGCTACACGACCAACGTGCCCCTGGAGTACCTCCGCCGGGAGGACAGTCTGCTGGCGTTCCGGCTGAACGGCCAGCCCCTGACGCCGGAACACGGGGCCCCGCTTCGACTGGTCGTCCCTCAGTTGTACGCCTGGAAGAGCGCCAAATATCTGTGCGGCCTCGAATTTCAGACAGACTGGATACCGGGCTTTTGGGAACAGCGGGGCTATCACTTGATCGGCGACCCCTGGGAGGAACAGCGGTACTGGGAGCCCATCGAGCGGGTCCGGGCCTGGTGGCGTCGCGTTCGCGTCCGTCGCGTCGAACGCTGA